One window from the genome of [Clostridium] celerecrescens 18A encodes:
- a CDS encoding methyl-accepting chemotaxis protein — protein MKNLKIGKRIGLAFGAILVLFLLVSTISVIGLRQNNGKFVDFFKNGHQIDVQTLEMRGDIQSAAKNVGYATMSLDLKTTGEYIDAAEADLETFRDKIQFLRENYQGDQSLVDGIENTLNEAQPFKDQVFGLARENKTRQAADIFFESLNPYFIKVQEDLVKISDVTEENADGNYNTAQQMAGITQLVVVALQFIAVLVTLGFSIFTTRSIVSPVKEIEKAASEMSKGSLHIQLNYKSKDELGVLADSMRATISNIGNMIDDISSLLTSLAIGDFRVSSKHQEQYVQDYEPILMAMHGIRNNLSEALFRINQSADLVANGSEQVSSGAQALSQGSTEQASSIQELAAAISDISNQINVNAQNAKDARSTSEESTRNVEKSSEKMSEMNQAMMKISDKSNEIGKIIKTIEDIAFQTNILALNAAVEAARAGEAGKGFAVVADEVRNLASKSGEAAKNTTLLIGESMQAVENGTKITAETAKAMQAVVEGSRRINAIIGEIALASDKQAVAVDQVAQGIDQISCVVQTNSATAEQSAAASEELSGQAQIMKGLVEGFDLYEGEEETVKSSKSRDSRPEKPVYGEAHEDPVLNIDPVYFEEPSFGGGKY, from the coding sequence GTGAAGAATTTAAAGATTGGTAAAAGAATTGGACTTGCTTTTGGAGCTATCCTCGTGCTGTTCTTATTAGTTTCCACAATCTCCGTGATAGGCTTAAGGCAAAATAACGGTAAGTTTGTAGATTTTTTTAAAAACGGACACCAGATCGATGTGCAGACACTTGAGATGAGAGGTGATATTCAGTCCGCGGCTAAAAATGTAGGATATGCAACCATGAGCCTTGATTTAAAGACTACAGGGGAATATATTGATGCTGCGGAGGCGGATCTGGAAACGTTCCGTGACAAGATTCAATTTTTGAGGGAAAATTATCAGGGGGATCAGTCCCTGGTGGACGGCATCGAAAATACCTTAAATGAGGCTCAGCCTTTCAAGGATCAGGTATTTGGTCTTGCAAGGGAAAATAAAACCAGACAGGCAGCGGATATATTCTTTGAATCGTTAAACCCTTATTTCATAAAGGTTCAGGAGGATCTGGTAAAGATCAGTGATGTTACCGAGGAGAACGCCGATGGCAATTATAATACCGCCCAGCAAATGGCGGGAATCACTCAGCTTGTAGTGGTCGCTTTACAGTTCATTGCTGTATTAGTTACTTTGGGCTTTTCGATTTTTACAACTAGAAGCATTGTATCGCCGGTCAAAGAGATCGAGAAGGCGGCATCGGAAATGTCAAAGGGAAGCCTTCATATTCAGTTGAATTACAAGTCAAAGGATGAACTGGGCGTTCTGGCCGACAGCATGCGGGCCACCATTTCCAATATTGGAAACATGATTGACGATATCAGCAGCTTGCTCACATCATTGGCAATCGGTGATTTCCGGGTCAGCTCCAAGCACCAGGAACAATATGTCCAGGATTATGAGCCTATTCTTATGGCCATGCACGGAATCAGGAATAATTTGAGCGAAGCCCTTTTCCGCATTAACCAATCGGCTGATCTGGTAGCCAATGGTTCGGAGCAGGTATCCTCCGGTGCCCAGGCATTGTCCCAGGGATCAACGGAACAGGCTTCTTCCATTCAGGAGCTTGCGGCTGCTATAAGCGATATATCAAATCAGATAAATGTCAATGCCCAAAATGCAAAAGACGCCCGTTCTACATCAGAGGAATCAACCAGGAATGTGGAAAAGAGCAGTGAGAAAATGTCAGAAATGAACCAGGCAATGATGAAGATCAGTGATAAGTCCAATGAAATCGGAAAGATTATAAAGACCATTGAGGATATCGCATTCCAGACCAACATCCTGGCATTGAATGCGGCCGTTGAAGCCGCACGTGCCGGCGAAGCCGGAAAAGGCTTTGCAGTTGTGGCGGATGAAGTACGTAACCTGGCAAGCAAATCTGGAGAAGCAGCAAAGAACACCACGCTTCTCATTGGAGAAAGCATGCAGGCCGTGGAAAACGGAACCAAGATTACTGCAGAGACAGCGAAGGCAATGCAGGCAGTCGTGGAAGGAAGCAGGCGCATTAACGCAATTATTGGAGAGATTGCATTGGCCTCTGACAAGCAGGCGGTGGCAGTTGATCAGGTGGCACAGGGAATTGACCAGATTTCCTGCGTAGTTCAGACGAACTCCGCCACAGCGGAGCAAAGTGCTGCAGCAAGTGAAGAACTGTCAGGCCAGGCCCAGATTATGAAGGGACTTGTTGAGGGCTTTGACCTTTATGAGGGCGAGGAGGAAACAGTGAAATCCTCAAAGTCCAGAGATTCCCGGCCAGAAAAGCCGGTTTATGGGGAAGCTCATGAGGACCCGGTTCTTAATATTGATCCGGTTTATTTTGAAGAACCCTCATTTGGAGGCGGAAAGTATTAA
- the purE gene encoding 5-(carboxyamino)imidazole ribonucleotide mutase, whose product MAKVSIVMGSDSDMPVMAQAADVLKKLGVEFEMTVISAHREPDIFFEYAKTAEARGVKVIIAGAGKAAHLPGMCAALFPMPVIGIPMKTSDLGGVDSLYSIVQMPSGVPVATVAIGGGTNAGILAAKVLAVSDEELLGKLKEYSENLKNEVAEKAEKLDQIGYQEYLSQMKK is encoded by the coding sequence ATGGCAAAAGTATCGATTGTTATGGGAAGTGATTCTGATATGCCTGTTATGGCTCAGGCTGCAGATGTTTTGAAAAAATTGGGAGTGGAGTTCGAGATGACGGTGATCTCCGCCCACAGGGAACCGGATATATTTTTCGAATATGCGAAAACGGCAGAAGCAAGAGGCGTAAAGGTAATAATCGCCGGCGCAGGCAAGGCGGCTCATCTCCCGGGAATGTGTGCGGCCCTGTTCCCAATGCCGGTGATCGGCATTCCCATGAAGACTTCGGACCTTGGCGGAGTGGATTCTCTTTATTCCATCGTCCAGATGCCTTCCGGAGTTCCGGTTGCCACCGTTGCAATTGGCGGAGGAACCAACGCTGGAATCCTTGCTGCCAAGGTTTTAGCGGTCAGTGATGAGGAGCTTTTAGGAAAGCTTAAAGAGTACTCGGAAAACTTAAAAAACGAGGTGGCAGAAAAAGCCGAGAAATTAGATCAGATCGGTTATCAGGAATATTTATCCCAGATGAAGAAGTAA